A single genomic interval of Dysidea avara chromosome 6, odDysAvar1.4, whole genome shotgun sequence harbors:
- the LOC136259107 gene encoding D-aspartate oxidase-like produces the protein MAAIINYGKFTEYAGLISRSGETPRFTTKVSTRVSTMEKVKRPRIAVIGAGIIGLPAAVMLTEIFCKPEVTLIAEEFSPDTTSDTAGSIIWPADHSEIGSHDSRRDEWTKVTFQYLYNLFSSPLAKTLDINLVPAYEVYEGEREDPWWKDYVLGFRHVGEEEMKVLHYPVDRKCWGYSTLMMIGASYLKWQMEQFKANGGVVVQRRLESLEEIDGAYDIIVNCTGLGSRQLVNDPEVYPVRGQLIVVRAPWIKSIFIYETKDNVITYVLPRTDCVLLGGTADVGNWSTQVDPLVSKGIMERCCMYFPALSTAKILEEVVGLRPSRHTVRLEVDDASLKKSTVVHNYGHGGQGVTFFIGCAIDTVKLVEDCLIQKGFTASSKL, from the coding sequence ATGGCGGCCATTATCAATTACGGTAAATTTACGGAGTATGCAGGTTTAATTTCGCGCAGTGGGGAAACTCCCCGATTCACCACAAAGGTCAGTACGCGGGTCAGTACGATGGAGAAAGTGAAGCGACCTCGTATAGCAGTGATAGGCGCCGGAATAATTGGCCTTCCAGCGGCAGTGATGTTGACAGAGATTTTCTGTAAACCGGAAGTGACACTGATAGCTGAAGAGTTCTCTCCTGACACCACCAGTGATACTGCGGGATCCATAATATGGCCTGCCGACCACAGCGAGATTGGTTCGCATGATTCCAGAAGGGATGAGTGGACTAAGGTTACTTTCCAGTACTTGTACAACCTCTTCTCATCACCACTAGCAAAGACATTGGACATCAATTTGGTACCTGCTTATGAAGTGTATGAGGGAGAGAGAGAAGACCCATGGTGGAAGGATTATGTGTTAGGCTTTCGTCATGTTGGAGAAGAAGAGATGAAAGTGCTACATTACCCTGTGGACAGGAAGTGTTGGGGTTATTCTACTTTGATGATGATTGGTGCATCATATCTTAAATGGCAGATGGAACAGTTCAAAGCTAATGGTGGTGTAGTAGTTCAGAGGAGATTGGAGAGTCTAGAAGAAATTGATGGTGCTTATGATATCATAGTGAACTGTACAGGACTTGGTAGTAGACAACTAGTGAATGATCCTGAAGTGTACCCAGTTAGAGGTCAACTTATTGTGGTCAGGGCTCCGTGGATCAAGAGCATATTTATATATGAGACTAAAGATAACGTAATTACATACGTTCTACCAAGAACTGACTGTGTGTTATTAGGTGGTACTGCAGACGTAGGCAACTGGTCCACACAAGTTGACCCATTAGTTAGTAAAGGAATCATGGAGAGATGTTGTATGTATTTCCCGGCACTAtctacagcaaaaattttagAAGAAGTGGTAGGACTTCGGCCAAGCAGACATACAGTTAGACTTGAGGTAGACGATGCTTCTTTGAAGAAATCCACTGTTGTGCATAATTACGGTCATGGCGGGCAGGGAGTCACCTTCTTCATAGGATGTGCTATAGATACAGTTAAATTAGTGGAAGACTGCTTAATTCAAAAAGGGTTTACAGCAAGCAGTAAACTGTAA